A genomic window from Solanum dulcamara chromosome 11, daSolDulc1.2, whole genome shotgun sequence includes:
- the LOC129874662 gene encoding L-ascorbate oxidase homolog, which yields MRETSNVHYSTIFTIILVLVSTLQSVYADNPYRYYTWKITYGDIYPLGVKQQGILINGQFPGPQIDCVTNDNLIISVYNYLNEPFLISWNGIQQRRNSWQDGVYGTTCPILPGKNFTYTLQAKDQIGSYFYFPSLSMHKAAGGYGAIRIYSRPRIPVPFAPPAHDFTVLAGDLYKRSHRQLKYILDSGHDLPLPDGLIINGRGWNGYTFTVDQGKTYRFRISNVGIATSINFRIQGHTMKLVEVEGSHTLQTTYTSLDIHLGQSYSVFVTANQPPKDYYVVVSSRFTRRVLTTTAVLHYSNSWTKVSGPPPGGPTTQINWSLYQARSIRWNLTASGPRPNPQGSYHYGLIKPSRTIMLANSAPYINGKQRYAVNSVSYTDPDTPLKLADYFNIGGVFNLGSISDQPYNGNAYIGTPVMDANFRSYVEIIFQNWENTVQSWHIDGYSFFVVGMDGGQWTPSSRSHYNLRDTIARCTVQVYPKSWTAIYMALDNVGMWNIRSENWSRRYLGQQFYLRVYSPANSWRDELPIPKNALLCGRARGHHTRPL from the exons ATGAGGGAGACGAGCAATGTTCATTATTCTACCATTTTCACTATTATTCTTGTATTAGTTAGTACTTTACAAAGTGTATATGCTGACAACCCTTATAGGTACTACACTTGGAAAATCACTTATGGAGATATTTACCCTCTGGGTGTCAAACAACAG GGGATCTTGATAAATGGGCAGTTTCCAGGGCCACAGATTGACTGTGTAACTAATGACAATTTGATTATCAGTGTCTATAACTACTtgaatgagccttttctcatTTCTTG GAATGGTATACAACAAAGGAGGAACTCATGGCAAGATGGAGTTTATGGAACAACATGTCCAATTCTACCTGGAAAAAACTTCACTTATACCCTCCAAGCAAAAGACCAGATAGGCAGTTATTTCTACTTCCCATCACTTTCAATGCACAAGGCAGCAGGGGGATATGGTGCCATCAGAATCTATAGTCGTCCTCGAATTCCAGTACCTTTTGCTCCACCTGCTCATGATTTCACTGTACTAGCTGGAGACTTGTACAAGAGAAGTCACAGG CAACTGAAGTACATTTTAGATAGTGGTCATGATCTTCCGTTACCTGATGGTCTTATCATCAATGGTCGTGGATGGAACGGATACACATTTACAGTTGATCAAG GCAAGACATATAGGTTCAGGATATCTAATGTGGGGATTGCAACATCAATTAATTTCAGAATTCAAGGGCATACAATGAAACTGGTTGAAGTTGAGGGATCACATACACTTCAAACAACCTACACTTCACTTGACATCCATCTAGGACAGTCTTATTCAGTTTTTGTCACAGCTAATCAGCCTCCAAAGGACTATTATGTCGTGGTCTCTTCACGCTTCACCAGACGAGTGCTAACCACTACTGCTGTTCTTCACTACAGCAACTCATGGACAAAAGTCTCTGGACCTCCCCCTGGAGGGCCTACTACTCAAATCAATTGGTCCCTTTACCAGGCCAGATCTATTCG TTGGAATCTTACTGCAAGTGGACCAAGGCCTAATCCTCAAGGTTCCTACCATTATGGATTGATCAAGCCATCGCGCACAATCATGCTTGCCAACTCTGCTCCATATATAAACGGCAAACAGAGATATGCTGTCAACAGTGTCTCATACACTGATCCGGATACCCCACTAAAGCTGGCTGATTACTTCAACATTGGAGGAGTTTTCAACCTTGGTAGCATCTCTGACCAGCCTTACAATGGAAATGCCTATATTGGAACCCCTGTCATGGACGCCAACTTCAGATCTTACGTTGAGATcattttccaaaattgggaGAACACTGTCCAATCATGGCATATAGATGGCTATTCTTTCTTTGTTGTTGG TATGGATGGTGGACAATGGACTCCATCAAGTAGATCACACTACAACTTAAGGGACACGATTGCACGTTGCACCGTTCAG GTGTACCCCAAGTCATGGACTGCAATATACATGGCATTGGACAATGTAGGAATGTGGAATATAAGGTCTGAGAATTGGTCAAGGAGGTACTTGGGACAGCAATTCTACTTGAGAGTTTACTCCCCAGCAAATTCTTGGAGAGATGAACTTCCAATACCAAAGAATGCTCTTCTTTGTGGCAGAGCTAGAGGTCACCACACCAGGCCTCTTTGA